A genomic stretch from Desulfurococcaceae archaeon MEX13E-LK6-19 includes:
- a CDS encoding ABC-ATPase domain-containing protein, translating into MVTKVTIGELYDIISKINWRGYKAYKRLKGLIIDYGLATGYFTRIQGDPFAPPSWFEVVIPKSVHGFPSRWLHGRESIALSDYIARKLYAILKSHRRKCGTGNSCYLGVPKPSPRILKRSCVEIDDNGSLILRFHVGLPARGRKILGGEAIDLIIDKIELVLRSIVSLKNRLNEIKEHISIFIDQEYLRDWLKKNGYIAFVADDSILPRESSLSEKPMLNAVRFKTPESLRKTITLPSGRRISGMAIPEGVFLITGGGYHGKTTLLEAIQDGIYSHIKGDGREFVVTRKNTIIVKAEDGRIVHCVDITSFLDKLPGGRDTTCYSSLDASGSTSMASSISEAVEAGCEAILIDEDTSATNLLFKDHVMAKIIRLEPIKPLSVQAKSFYNKTKCSLVVIASASSAFIPAADKIIVMENFEPRDITMEAKKFFQETSIEAGYNPPRRRVFHGIKGVKKVKARGYKIKITYVNGEQFELDLNGYDRIVETGQVKMIAQIIEYFAKNNVKYSSRELIEYIDKTLEEKGFKAFTRPIPPDLTMVSGFDVYWVLNRIPRAVFKQ; encoded by the coding sequence ATGGTTACGAAAGTTACTATCGGCGAGCTTTACGACATTATTAGTAAGATTAATTGGAGGGGCTATAAGGCTTACAAAAGACTCAAGGGTCTTATAATTGATTATGGGCTTGCCACGGGTTACTTTACTAGAATTCAGGGGGATCCTTTCGCTCCTCCTTCATGGTTTGAAGTCGTTATACCAAAGAGTGTACATGGGTTTCCAAGCAGGTGGCTTCATGGAAGAGAATCCATAGCTTTGTCTGATTATATTGCAAGGAAACTCTATGCCATACTCAAAAGCCATAGACGTAAATGTGGCACTGGAAATAGTTGTTATCTGGGTGTACCCAAGCCTAGCCCAAGGATACTTAAGCGCTCATGTGTTGAAATAGACGATAATGGGTCTCTTATCCTGAGGTTCCACGTTGGCTTACCTGCTCGTGGCAGGAAGATTCTTGGAGGAGAAGCCATAGACTTAATTATTGATAAGATAGAGCTTGTCCTCAGAAGCATTGTTTCCTTGAAAAACCGTTTAAATGAGATCAAAGAACACATCAGTATATTTATTGACCAGGAATACTTGAGAGACTGGCTTAAGAAGAACGGTTATATTGCCTTCGTCGCCGATGACAGTATATTGCCTAGAGAATCTAGTTTATCCGAGAAACCAATGCTTAATGCCGTGAGATTCAAGACTCCAGAAAGTCTACGAAAAACAATCACGTTGCCAAGTGGTAGAAGAATAAGTGGCATGGCTATACCCGAAGGCGTCTTCCTCATTACTGGAGGAGGTTACCACGGCAAAACAACTCTTCTCGAGGCAATACAAGATGGGATCTATAGCCACATTAAGGGCGACGGCAGAGAGTTTGTTGTAACAAGGAAGAACACTATTATCGTAAAAGCCGAGGATGGAAGGATTGTACATTGTGTCGATATAACTAGTTTTCTCGATAAGCTACCCGGGGGTAGGGACACCACTTGCTATTCTAGTCTCGATGCTAGCGGATCGACAAGTATGGCTTCATCAATAAGTGAGGCTGTTGAAGCCGGGTGCGAGGCAATACTGATCGATGAGGATACTAGTGCTACAAACCTGCTGTTCAAAGACCATGTCATGGCCAAGATAATAAGGCTTGAGCCAATTAAACCATTATCTGTCCAGGCAAAGAGTTTCTACAACAAAACAAAATGCAGTCTCGTGGTAATAGCTAGTGCTTCATCAGCATTCATACCAGCTGCCGACAAAATAATTGTGATGGAGAATTTTGAGCCCAGAGACATAACCATGGAGGCCAAGAAATTCTTCCAAGAAACAAGCATTGAAGCCGGCTATAACCCTCCTAGAAGACGTGTATTCCACGGTATCAAGGGAGTAAAGAAAGTAAAAGCACGCGGATACAAGATAAAAATAACCTATGTTAATGGTGAACAATTTGAACTAGATCTGAATGGTTATGACCGCATTGTGGAAACAGGACAAGTAAAGATGATAGCACAGATAATAGAGTATTTCGCGAAGAATAATGTCAAATATTCTTCCAGAGAACTCATAGAGTACATAGATAAGACTCTTGAAGAGAAAGGGTTCAAAGCATTTACGAGACCTATACCACCTGATTTAACGATGGTAAGTGGGTTTGATGTATACTGGGTTCTAAACAGAATCCCAAGAGCAGTATTTAAACAATAG
- a CDS encoding MATE family efflux transporter — translation MKIAGTRGYSEYRERILNGPILRTMLWLAWPIIVANIIGISYNLIDAFWLGKIGKEAFGAPTVSWPMIMLFYSLGFGYVSAGIALVTQYLGAGDKDMAEKSASMLMFFALIMALVMSIAGIVASPVILMLMGVPEDIYPLAVSYAFVIFAGIPATFTGFVFNIIANSIGDTRTPTFFNIISVIANIVLDPIMIFGWFGFPRLGVVGAALATVLSRMIVAGAGVYYLFYKGFHGIKIKREYMGIEKWWLKKIFHIGTPLAIQRSGNSLGFTVMTSFVSQFGSVVVAAYGLAIRVIDVIQAFTWGLMRATSIMIGQNIGAENYGRAREIARIAITYTFLVLFIGAVFIYIGRAQLISFFIEDPNVIAEGSRLIEIFIWSIPFFGVFFIGSAIASGSGHTKVFAVIAILRLWGLRIGFSILLAFIMGMGPIGIWIAMTISNIVAGILSLYWMSRGTWLKRVIQVPVQPATTTGGFMGEKREK, via the coding sequence ATGAAAATAGCTGGTACCAGAGGCTATAGCGAGTATCGTGAGAGGATCCTTAATGGCCCTATTCTTCGTACGATGTTATGGCTAGCTTGGCCTATTATTGTCGCTAATATTATTGGTATATCGTATAATCTTATCGATGCTTTCTGGCTTGGTAAGATTGGTAAAGAGGCTTTTGGTGCGCCCACGGTTTCTTGGCCTATGATAATGCTTTTCTATTCACTAGGATTCGGCTATGTGTCAGCTGGTATTGCTCTTGTCACACAGTATCTTGGTGCCGGAGACAAGGATATGGCTGAAAAGAGTGCTAGTATGCTTATGTTCTTTGCTCTAATCATGGCGTTAGTTATGAGTATTGCTGGTATAGTAGCTTCCCCCGTGATATTAATGCTTATGGGTGTTCCCGAGGACATTTATCCTCTTGCTGTAAGCTATGCTTTCGTCATATTTGCTGGTATACCAGCTACTTTTACTGGTTTCGTATTCAACATTATAGCTAATTCTATAGGTGATACAAGGACTCCAACTTTCTTCAACATAATATCTGTTATAGCGAATATTGTTCTTGACCCGATAATGATTTTTGGATGGTTTGGTTTCCCAAGGCTAGGCGTTGTTGGTGCAGCTCTTGCGACAGTGCTATCGAGAATGATTGTGGCTGGAGCTGGTGTATACTACTTATTCTACAAGGGGTTTCATGGCATAAAGATAAAGAGAGAGTACATGGGTATTGAGAAGTGGTGGCTTAAGAAAATATTTCATATAGGAACGCCCTTGGCGATCCAGAGATCCGGTAACTCGCTCGGCTTTACTGTGATGACGTCATTTGTATCACAATTTGGGTCAGTGGTTGTAGCAGCATATGGTCTAGCTATAAGAGTTATAGACGTAATCCAAGCCTTCACATGGGGTCTTATGAGGGCAACATCGATTATGATTGGACAGAATATTGGCGCAGAAAACTATGGTAGAGCGAGAGAGATCGCTAGAATAGCGATCACGTATACTTTCCTTGTACTATTCATAGGAGCAGTATTCATATACATTGGTCGTGCTCAATTAATATCGTTCTTTATAGAAGACCCTAATGTAATCGCGGAAGGCTCGAGACTCATAGAGATTTTCATATGGTCAATACCGTTCTTCGGCGTATTCTTTATAGGAAGCGCTATAGCCAGCGGATCGGGTCATACTAAAGTATTTGCGGTAATAGCGATACTAAGGCTATGGGGTCTCCGTATAGGATTCTCGATACTATTGGCATTCATTATGGGTATGGGGCCTATTGGAATATGGATAGCTATGACAATAAGCAATATTGTTGCAGGTATTCTCTCGCTCTACTGGATGTCGAGAGGAACATGGCTTAAGAGAGTAATACAAGTACCTGTCCAACCAGCTACAACAACAGGAGGGTTTATGGGGGAGAAGCGGGAAAAATAA
- a CDS encoding radical SAM protein, whose product MAIKMPSTIIWIFTTRCNLSCRHCYAYRLGVHGELSRDEKLRLVDVFADNGVKYIGLSGGEPLIHPDTRSIIERIGFHGIEAGMVTNGIVWNNHVIEAIKRHDVFLYVSLDGPKELHEAVRGNGTFDRILEFIKRLQDNGIDYALVMAINNMNYKYADYIVELGVKYGANHVAIIPVMPSGKARVNKMYVTRENYINAIEIVDKKSDELGYPVALWCTPFAPLITKSKYVHSYYCRTYDVLDIDPAGNMLACDVIDYRAGNLRNKDFKEAWREYTLDPVIKSIVEPQSLPQACRKCPLVTQCRGGCFARSYLVYGDYNKGDPLCPRMKRIL is encoded by the coding sequence ATGGCTATCAAGATGCCGTCAACGATCATATGGATCTTTACCACGAGGTGCAACTTGTCTTGCAGGCATTGTTATGCATATAGACTTGGAGTCCATGGCGAGCTTAGTAGAGACGAGAAACTGCGTCTCGTTGATGTCTTTGCTGATAATGGTGTAAAATACATTGGTTTATCAGGTGGCGAGCCATTGATTCATCCTGATACGAGAAGCATTATTGAGAGGATAGGGTTCCATGGGATCGAAGCGGGAATGGTGACTAACGGTATTGTATGGAACAACCATGTCATTGAGGCTATTAAGAGACATGATGTTTTCCTGTACGTGAGCCTTGATGGGCCGAAAGAACTTCATGAAGCTGTTAGGGGGAACGGTACTTTTGATCGTATTCTAGAGTTTATTAAGAGACTCCAAGACAATGGTATTGATTACGCTCTTGTCATGGCGATTAATAACATGAATTACAAGTATGCCGATTATATTGTGGAACTTGGAGTGAAATATGGAGCAAATCATGTAGCCATAATACCAGTGATGCCCTCTGGTAAAGCACGTGTAAACAAGATGTATGTTACTAGAGAAAACTACATTAATGCGATAGAGATCGTTGACAAGAAGTCGGATGAGCTAGGCTATCCAGTAGCTCTTTGGTGTACACCATTCGCACCATTGATAACTAAGTCGAAGTATGTACATAGCTATTACTGTAGAACATATGATGTGCTAGACATAGATCCGGCCGGGAACATGCTTGCATGTGATGTAATAGACTATAGGGCTGGGAATCTAAGAAATAAAGACTTTAAGGAGGCATGGAGAGAGTACACATTAGACCCCGTAATAAAATCAATTGTTGAACCCCAAAGCCTTCCTCAAGCATGCAGGAAATGTCCTTTGGTGACACAATGTAGGGGAGGATGTTTTGCGAGATCATATCTGGTCTACGGAGATTACAACAAAGGAGATCCATTATGTCCTCGCATGAAAAGAATATTGTAA
- a CDS encoding Coenzyme F420 hydrogenase/dehydrogenase, beta subunit C-terminal domain, translating into MSKGIEIGKHYYMRATDKKLLESSCCGGVVSAVLKYLLEKHIVDTVISIKRDRILGGEPVFISDPYRVYDVAGAFTIAPINMAKLLRDYIKPGERVALTLKPCEAKAVEYLVSRGLFKRDDMVLIGLNCGGLFDPFSLRESLLGMNIDPKELVSIKYMEDHIEFILTGNRKIKVNYVEGARILGYREACRRCGSPVPENVDIICGYWGLLPGYEKYTYTIPSTSRGAEILDSMAREGLLEVIEAPRKGVELRNKLIEVIKKSAMVTREEEFKELDRIGLENILSKCLLCLECWHACPIRSEKEVLVWKKSVGPVLWQVSIITYMYDKCVECGSCEDVCPMKIPFSLIIQRIKSLREELGV; encoded by the coding sequence ATGAGTAAAGGTATTGAAATCGGGAAACATTATTACATGAGGGCAACCGATAAGAAGCTACTTGAGTCATCTTGTTGTGGTGGAGTGGTTTCTGCTGTATTAAAGTATTTACTTGAGAAACATATTGTGGACACTGTTATAAGCATTAAGAGAGACAGGATTCTTGGCGGAGAACCTGTTTTCATAAGTGATCCCTATAGGGTCTATGATGTAGCAGGGGCTTTTACTATAGCTCCGATAAACATGGCTAAACTCCTTAGAGACTATATTAAGCCTGGTGAGCGTGTTGCATTAACTCTTAAGCCTTGTGAAGCTAAAGCCGTAGAATATCTTGTTTCACGTGGGTTGTTTAAGAGAGATGACATGGTGTTAATAGGGCTTAACTGTGGTGGATTATTTGACCCGTTTTCTTTGAGAGAGAGCTTGCTTGGAATGAATATTGATCCTAAAGAGCTTGTCTCTATAAAGTATATGGAGGATCATATAGAGTTTATTCTCACTGGTAATAGGAAGATCAAGGTTAACTACGTTGAAGGTGCAAGGATTCTCGGGTATAGAGAGGCTTGTAGGAGATGTGGTAGCCCAGTACCAGAGAATGTTGACATAATATGTGGGTACTGGGGTTTACTGCCGGGCTACGAGAAATATACTTATACTATTCCTTCGACGAGCAGGGGTGCGGAAATTCTTGACTCAATGGCTAGAGAAGGCTTACTGGAGGTAATAGAGGCTCCCAGGAAGGGTGTTGAGCTTAGAAACAAGCTTATTGAAGTAATTAAGAAATCTGCTATGGTTACGAGAGAGGAGGAGTTTAAGGAGCTTGATAGGATTGGTTTAGAGAATATCTTATCGAAATGCCTCTTGTGTCTTGAGTGTTGGCATGCATGCCCTATTAGGTCTGAGAAAGAAGTACTTGTATGGAAGAAGAGTGTTGGACCTGTTCTCTGGCAGGTAAGCATCATCACGTACATGTACGATAAATGTGTTGAATGTGGTTCTTGTGAAGACGTGTGTCCTATGAAGATCCCGTTCTCCTTGATCATACAGAGGATCAAGAGTCTTAGAGAGGAGCTGGGTGTGTAG
- the fdhF gene encoding formate dehydrogenase subunit alpha, giving the protein MESKLRMVPTICPFCGAGCGLYLVVRDGVVVGAERIFEHPVSAGVLCPKGVYAWKIIGHPDRLKTPLMRTGRGFRPVSWKEAIRVIAERLKEIAKDDPMQVYFLASAKCTNEENYLLQKIARTIVKTNNIDHCARLCHSPTVAALARSLGSAAMTNPISDVSNARTLFIIGYNPAETHPAIFRFIAEAKRKYAPALTRVLASRYALGFIETRFKMIVADPRKTMTARQADIHLQHKPGTDLYLINAMIKTIIDHDLVDKEFIEKRTKGYEELVESLKDFDVEYASRITGVPKDLIEKAAIIYATNKPSTIYYGMGVTQHRNGTAIVQALVNLALITGNIGKPGAGICPARGQNNVQGACDMGALPDFFPGYRRVNEENARELEKLWGTEVPGWKGLFSTEMWNEALLGKIRMLYIMGENPLLAEPGYYRVLRAIKKIEFIVVQDIFLTETAEHADIVLPAGLWAEKTGTMTNTERRVQLIKKIVEPPGEAKPDLEILFMLLKELGYEVPYSGPEDVFEEIRRVVPTYRGISYARLKESKYGIQWPCPSEDHPGTPILHTEKFPTPDGRAKIIPTRPEITVRTTEDYPFILINGRLITHYNTGTMTRRILELMLKDGSSLLYVSPEDAEELGLSDEDIVELETPYGREKIMVKISVEVPKGVLFIPNHFTNPPVNTLAGDIIDPESGIPEYKGIPARINK; this is encoded by the coding sequence ATGGAGTCCAAACTAAGAATGGTGCCAACAATATGCCCGTTCTGTGGAGCAGGATGTGGACTATACTTAGTCGTCAGAGACGGTGTTGTCGTTGGTGCTGAAAGAATATTCGAACACCCTGTTTCAGCCGGCGTACTCTGTCCCAAGGGAGTCTATGCATGGAAAATAATAGGCCACCCCGATAGGCTCAAAACACCTTTAATGAGGACGGGCAGGGGCTTCAGGCCTGTAAGCTGGAAGGAGGCAATAAGAGTCATTGCGGAGAGGCTCAAGGAGATCGCTAAGGATGACCCGATGCAAGTATACTTCCTGGCCTCAGCCAAGTGCACTAATGAAGAAAACTATTTGCTCCAGAAAATAGCTAGGACAATAGTTAAGACAAACAATATAGACCATTGTGCCAGGTTATGTCATTCGCCAACCGTTGCTGCTCTAGCAAGATCTCTTGGCTCGGCAGCAATGACTAATCCTATAAGCGATGTATCCAACGCTAGAACATTATTTATAATAGGTTATAACCCGGCCGAGACACACCCAGCTATATTCAGGTTTATAGCCGAGGCTAAGCGGAAGTATGCTCCTGCATTAACCAGAGTACTTGCTTCAAGGTATGCTCTAGGATTCATAGAGACTAGGTTCAAGATGATTGTTGCCGACCCAAGGAAGACTATGACGGCGAGACAAGCTGATATACATTTGCAGCACAAGCCTGGCACCGATCTATACTTAATTAACGCAATGATAAAGACGATTATAGATCATGACCTCGTTGACAAGGAGTTCATAGAGAAGAGAACCAAGGGCTATGAAGAACTAGTTGAGAGCCTTAAGGATTTTGATGTAGAGTATGCCTCCAGAATAACGGGTGTACCCAAGGATCTTATCGAGAAAGCAGCGATAATCTATGCTACAAACAAGCCATCCACAATATACTATGGAATGGGTGTTACACAGCACCGTAATGGTACAGCAATAGTGCAAGCACTAGTCAACTTGGCGTTGATAACAGGTAATATAGGAAAACCTGGCGCCGGGATATGTCCTGCCCGTGGTCAGAACAATGTCCAAGGAGCATGTGATATGGGTGCGCTACCAGACTTCTTCCCTGGATACAGGCGTGTCAATGAAGAGAATGCTAGGGAGCTAGAGAAGCTATGGGGTACTGAGGTACCTGGGTGGAAAGGGCTTTTCTCTACAGAGATGTGGAATGAGGCTTTACTCGGTAAAATAAGGATGCTTTATATCATGGGAGAAAACCCGCTGTTAGCTGAGCCAGGGTACTACAGAGTATTAAGGGCTATAAAGAAAATAGAGTTTATTGTAGTACAAGACATTTTCTTAACGGAAACAGCCGAGCATGCCGATATAGTTCTTCCAGCAGGATTGTGGGCGGAGAAAACTGGTACAATGACTAACACGGAGAGAAGAGTACAATTAATAAAGAAAATTGTTGAGCCGCCGGGTGAGGCTAAGCCTGACCTAGAGATACTGTTTATGCTCCTCAAAGAATTAGGCTACGAGGTACCTTATAGTGGTCCAGAGGATGTATTCGAGGAGATACGTAGAGTAGTGCCAACATATCGTGGAATAAGTTATGCTAGACTCAAAGAGAGTAAATATGGTATCCAGTGGCCTTGCCCCAGCGAAGATCATCCAGGTACCCCGATCCTGCATACAGAGAAGTTCCCAACACCAGATGGGAGAGCTAAGATAATACCTACTAGACCCGAGATAACAGTTAGGACAACCGAAGACTACCCGTTCATCCTTATAAATGGTAGGTTGATAACACACTACAATACAGGGACTATGACACGAAGGATCTTGGAGTTAATGCTTAAAGACGGCTCAAGTCTACTCTACGTATCACCCGAAGATGCTGAAGAACTTGGTCTATCTGATGAAGATATTGTTGAACTTGAAACACCGTATGGTAGAGAGAAAATAATGGTAAAGATCTCGGTTGAAGTACCTAAAGGAGTACTGTTCATACCAAACCACTTCACGAACCCGCCAGTGAACACTCTTGCAGGAGACATCATAGATCCTGAGTCGGGTATACCGGAGTACAAGGGGATACCTGCAAGAATAAACAAGTAA